GCGTAATCATTAACCATAGGTGACAATTATCCATTCCCCAATTGTAGAACTTCAGCACTTATCTATTCGTAAACTCCTTCTGCATCCCAACTATTGTAGGCTATCGAAATGAAGCTCGTATTCTTGGAAGATAATTCATAGTTGAAGAGGGTTATGTAGGTTTAACTGTATAACAATAcatgtatgtatatgtatggctactataagaaaactgctaaaaaaggttgtaaattaaatatggtcttcAAATGTAGtggataatatttattcttcgaaatgtagaaaaattgccgataagttaaaaaatattctaaactttaaaagaaagaattcggacatagttcggataatcggcgctctactgtatatatatatattatgtcgttgccgagtggaaggattaaaacaggtcttaagtcgggaaggagggtacaaaatttttttattaattattaagacAGAGCAGTCATGAGAATGTGTAAAAGTGCACACGAAAAGTTACGCTCCTTGGTTATATGTNCATATatcccttattctttttaaataaatcaactgaactggatcaacatcattttgacgTTCTAGCCAATTCATTGCAAAATCTAATGAATTGCACTTCTATATGAGAAGGTCCACTATCTTGAACTTGATCACCTACTTCTTCCTCTTCGTCTGTGGAGTtccgattttcattcaaaatttcagtaacaatttcatcattttcatcCGAAAAATCTATGGGCTCAGAAACTTCAGTTtcgtttgtttttctgttaagaattttattccaagatttaAGATTTCAAGCACTGTAATCATTAACCATAAGTGTCAACTACCCATTCCCCAATTATAGAACTTCAGCACTTATCTATTCATGAACTCCTTCTGCATCCCAACTATTGTAGGCTGTCGAAATGAAGCTCGTATTCTTGGAAGATAATTCATAGTTGAAGAGGGCTAACGGGTTATGTAGGTTTAACTGTATAAGAGTAcatgtatgtatatgtatggctactataagaaaactgctaaaaaaggttgtaaattaaatatggtcttcAAATGTAGtggataatatttattcttcgaaatgtagaaaaattgccgataagttaaaaaatattctaaactttaaaagaaagaaaagaattcggacatagttcggataatcggcgctctactgtatatatatatatatattatgtcgttgccgagtggaaggattaaaacaggtcttaggtcggaaggagggtacaaaatttatttattaattattaagacAGAGCAGTCATGAGAATGTGTAAGAGTGCAAACGAAAAGTTGCGCTCCTTGGTTATATGtcagggaaaatcttgcaaaataaaatctgtgaaaagtcttaatttagggaaagagggaaatcttagtagatgttattggtttatgaaatagatCGAGCGTTTCCCACAGagagcaaagggaaaaatgtcctgcttttaattaaatgcatacttgagccaaaaatagatttaagaacaggatgtagcttttaaaagtgtgagaaagtatttcgatTAGGATAACacaaaaagattaatagaagctttttatgttgcatatatatatattctcttaAAAGGTGAGAAAGTCCACACTTCTTTGCGTTGGCAACAAAGAATTTAACAAACTTATGCTTTAACAAACATGTTTACAAActtatgaatgaaaattcttttctcacATGAAGAAAAAGCTGCAACAAACAGAGTTATAAGTTGAAAAGAATTGAAAGGTTAAAAGTGAATTATTCATATCAACTAAATgtcatattttgttttggttATATTGTTATTCATTCACACATGAGTATTAGTCATATTGTTATGATTTTcaagtataattaataaaaaaaaacattgatagcAGTTATGAAAgacttaaaataatgcatagaCGTGCCAtcttacatgttttttttaaaaaaaacctgtttcTGTCAGTATTTCTATTGcatgtcaattttaaaaaaaaaatatttcaataatttattgactgaatacattaatttttttagagggaaacttgtttaaaattaaaaattcaaactaggacacattttaaatgagtttttagtAGCAAACCTGGTTTAACCCTTTCGCTCCGACTGTCACATATGCGTGCCAGCAAGAAACACGCCCACTTCCCCGTCGCCACACCTGCGTGCCAGAGCATTTTCTCTTTCACCCCTGGCCGTCACTCATTTGTGCCAGCGTTTcggaatgttttaaaaaatataatttcttccaTAAGATGGCATTGTATGTCCATATGGTTTCAGATACATGTAGATTTGACCTTCTACTCAAGATGAGAATACATACACGTGGTTTTAGGGGGAAGGAATGTTTTATGACGGCTCTTTAAATTCgcacgtggcatttgtttacagTAAGTAGGGgaggttttttttccctctactTTTGATTTtcggtttaatttttaatggataGTTAGGTCTTGTATAtcccagttttaaaatttttcatacgaaaaaagaactttaaatcatgtatttagttttcagatatgtaatgttaaatgttattaaatgataagtacataatgaaaataaaatgtgtaaaatatatatttaaacaagaaataacttGAGTCAATAAAGTATGTATGTAAAGCTTATGTCATTTAAATACtctacagaaaaatattaaacgacGCATTGATACTTCGGTAATTTCATGGAATTAGGCTTAACAGCGAAAAACCTTCCGGCCCTGGAGAGACACGCGCGAGAGAGACTGCCGGCCTCAGCGGTAAGCGCGCTTCCTGTTGCAAAAGGGTTAAGGCTAGTGCTGAGTACACCTAGCCTACTGAGGCTACATACTAGAGACAAGTCAGTGAGCGGGGGGTGGAGCCCACTAGttctaataaaactatttcctaGGTATCGTCATAATGTGATACTTCTGtacttataaaagttatttcagaAAACTTTGTATATAGTTTCTCAGTTTGCTGCGCCATCTATTAATCAatcttgtaattaattttgaaacttaggAAAATGGTTACAGTTGGATGGCAGAAAAGTAATGCGGCCAATTTcagaatatgaaaatttttccttgatacagaaatttaaaattcttacccaaagacaaaattaacaatagagattggaaattattttgactGAGAAAAGAGCAATAGaaaactgacaaaatatttttgaggttTTAGTAAGAAGGACAGAAAGATTACCTAGTGAAAGCtcttattttccttaaataactttacttttgataaacttttaaaaatacaaattgagaGTCCCTATCAGACAACATGGGTTTTAACATCAACTCCAAGAGAATTATCTgggaattattttcttattgctGGAAGATTTTGTGAAccttataaacaattttaagaaatgtacttcagaaaaattaaaatttggttattaggtttcaatgaataaaattaaataaaaaaatattctaaaatcttCCCAATAATAACGCATTCTTCgtataattatctttataaaaagaTTGCGTTTACATGAAGGAGGTAGAATTCCTTTTACCTGTCAATATTTGAGGGGTGTGCTTCAGACAAAAATGGTCCTCCCATCTTCATATTAACTTACGTAGAATTACATAAACACAATTTTGCTTGTAACAAATTGACATTTTGGgatgatttttctttcatctttCACAATGAAATGCGTTTTATTGAACCTAATTCCTAAATTTGGAAGTAAAGGAACTTTttagatttaaacattttaaaagtacttacaactttaaaatttagtaactaGGTTCAAtagaatgtattttaatgaatgaatgaacCTGAACAAACatctttctttaatattaattgcagAATAAATTAGGAAATTCCATACACATTATTCTCCGTAGTTTAACGGGATGATGGAAAAATCTCTTCTGACTAAAGGATCTTAAGGGCAGTAATTATGAAACACCTTGTTTTTCTGCACTTATAACTGCTTTAGTTTTGGTCATGCTATGTTTGAATATGcggttaaaaattgtttttactttaacgggtgatgtttattaattttgtacaaTAAGGGGGCGAAagagtagtttttaaaaaatttatttgcagaaATTAGTCAAtcaattaactaaaataacaaatgtgaattgtttaaatacattttttttatcttttgaccTCATATTTATCGAACTATAAGACATTTGTAAGAATGTAGCTCTACAAGACATTTTAGTGAACATAGTATCCTCTTCACTAAATTTTAGGAAGCAATATGCTATATTTCATAAGTAagtactataaatttttatctggcAAGTCAGCAGAACTATACATGATACATTTTGATGTTTTGCACTTTAGTGAATTGagcattcttatattttttaacattagttaaaaatatttttgctgtaaaaattcgtacaatagaaaaaaattatatatcggAGAAAAAAATCGTTCACGTAGTGTATGAGTTTCATTATTCTATACAGCCTTTTCCTAcagttaatatgaaatttttacaaaatttcgtTGTATACCGCTCAATAGAAAGTATACTATACTAATCAATATttactgacttttttttttttaatgtgatcaTGCTATGACTAACTACTTTCTTAGGCTCCACTAAATATCCACTCAAAATATCTTAAGACAAGTCAGATAAActattaatgttacttttttcattgtttatattATAGTGGAAGAGGAATACCgtctattaaaatattcaatgcgaataaactgttaaaaacattaataaactgttaaaacattattaaaattcatagagcttagaaaagtactttaaaaaaaagtcctacATCATAAGCACTGTCCAATAAATTAAACGTCACATTTCTGAACCTAAACGAAGGTCTCTTTGAAAAACAATCTTGGAGATTCTGATCTGGTCATCATGCATTGACTAACAGCTCTTACAGACTCCAAAGACTCGACCGTATTCTGATAAGCGACGTGTGATGCTCCATCAATTTCATCATACAAATTGTCATCTAACAAATCAGCAGCACTGTTGATGGTGTCATTCTCGGCTATTCTGTTTGGAGAATCTATTATATGTGCCTTGATTTTTGATACTAAAACCAATAATAAAGAACCACTTGCAATCAAAAACAATccaattacaagaaatattgtCCAAGAGCTTCTTGAGAATGGACGAGGATCTATTGATACTGTTATACTGCCAATGCCCAGAATAACCAGGATCATGCCGGAAACGTAGGTCGCTGTGGAAAAAGAACTTCTTGGAGATGatctaaaaatatctgaaatatgaaataatttctgttaaattaagaacaaataaaaaatttatttttcacccaGCTTAGaatccaaaaatttataaagagcatttttttacgTAGTGGCAACACCGCTAAATTAAAGCGCAAGCGATTTTTTGAACTGACCGTTTTCTAAACGAAGTAATTAGCATTATATTAGAATACTGCCATATCCCTCATGCAGTCCAGATCTCACACCATGCTGTTCCCAGGTTGTTTTCTACATTGAAGGGAAGCTCTGTGGtggaatatttaatacaaattctgACGTTATATCAGCAATGCAGGGCTCTTAGAAACAACTACCAGAAAGTTGTTTTGAAAAGTAAGATGAATGATCAGACCGTTCCATATCATTTAAAGGGGGGATACATTACCCTACAATAACTGAAtagacactttcagtttttccaattttttttaaatttctcaagaaatacttcgaggaatatttttataacttttgaagtgTTTAGGTCCTGCGATTTCTCATATTAATCAATATAGTTTAAAACTGTCAAAGGTTTGAGAGGAcgaactaaaaattgttttttgaacaccctatatGAGAAAGTGTAGTGTTACTTGGGTTAATACTATATGTAATGATTACGAAACATTTTGTGCGccctgtttaaataattatgcaaatgcagaattttttttatatatgaaaaaaattacttatcttGATGCCATTTTTGCTATAATTCttgatttttatgattatttaattatggtttggaaaattttgaataatatacaaatttttacattgttttaaactGTCCAATTTTGAAtcacaaaattcaaaagttGAGCAGAATCGCTCTAATAAttcgtaaaaaagaaaaattattattgaaagatGTTCTAGAGCTCTACGCCTCCTACGTTTTGAGAGTCAAAACCcgtcagaagaaaaaaatcagagaaagtacgtttctgtctctgatttcaaatatcgtctgcacaaattaatcaacaaattaaagatttaacttatgaactacaaaaaatttatattaagtacACGGGCGGATCCTGGAATTTTTCCTGGGTGGGGGGGGGTGTCATGGACTCAGATTCCCCCTCCcccacacaatttttttataaaaaaacaaaattttaaaaaaaaacgggtttttaatgctagttttctcatttatttttttcataatgagcaatacataaataattcaagtattcaacatctttaaataataaatctaatgcGTTTTTTAGAAACTTGGGCAAATCTGTCAATGTTGAAGTGCTCGACGCGCTTcaacattattaatgtttacaatgAAACTATGACGGATTTCGTTTTAATCTTTCGGATTATGATTCTTGAAACAGTGAAGAACATTATTAGATGGAAAAAGGTCGATTTTTCCGACCACCTAGGTGTATATGctccttaaataatttttaaaatattttatttctttcaattcaattttttcaatcttactaaatatatatatatatatcatgaaaatttttatcttgatgAAAAAGTTACACTTAAAGACACTGTCGGTGcagtgttgaaaaatattttgtgttaaaataaaaagttcgtttccaaaacattttaattcaatattcaaCACACGTTTAtttcatttacgttgcactagagctgctcaatgggctattgacgacggtctgggaaacatccctgaggacgatccgaggacatgccatcacaattttgatcctatgcagaggggatggcacccccgcttaagtagcccgacgacctgcactttacggtagaacagtttaacgaagaccaataCCGCAAACCCTTGGTCCCTTCGCagactgaccgtagccagtgatgcttgacttcggagATCTGCGGGGAACCGTGTCtgaacaatcagtccactgcgggacacacacgtaacaaaaaaaaaggtggaATCGCTGCACTCTAAGATTAAAAcggattaaacttttttgaatgttttcGAACACGTCAAATCATCTTCAAGCGAACTCCAAGGATTCTAAGTTAGCGAACTTGCTTAATGTGGGTTTTATTGCAAgtaaacaggaaaaaataattacctattATCTAACATACTTTTGTTCTAACGATCGGATTTTCCCGTACTGAAAACCAAAGTTAATAATTCAAAGGCTTGCTTCGAAGTGTGCTAATTAAATAGGGATAACTATTAACCAATTTACGgaaacaaacacaaaaacgtacttttctGTATAACCATACCGTCTTATTCGGCAGGTTTGGTATCTTGACCATCAAAATATGGAACGGAACAGAAACAGTCGGGAATATTGGTCCCAAACAGTTTAGTCATAAGAGTGATCGAAGGtaatattaatttctcttattgcgtattttgccatatctctgGAGCTTTTTATACGCATCGCACACCTATTGAAACCACTACCaatatgaaattcattaaacCAATGTTGACAAAAtgcaacatttaatttttaataattatttatcatcagTCTACATTGATTATTAAaggatgaagaaaatttatgcttattcagagaaagtatttttatgtttgagttcaaaatttcattagttgAATAAATCCAAATTAGTCGGCGACTTCAACACAgtcacagatatttttattttattctattcaatagccgtcgctgaacagctgacccaattatttgggtttacgactactaatgttaactttaattttgaacctaatccaaaagacaaggaaactcctggatcaagtactgggagaaatttgcttccgtggatgactttttgatggaactaacccgcatcggcgttacatggagaggaaaaacactaaaacctcccacagttaccttgatggcaaagggactctaacccatgatccgtctaccactgaggatattctacgtcagctctgtggtcggtgcaagtcagatgtggaattcgtattgacaAACCATTGCTGGGactcgaactcggttcacctcattggaaggcgaactctctatcctctgagccattacgactccataaaataatttgtcatttttaaaataactgataaGTTTATGCTTTCTAAGCAACTACTTTTTATAACTAAAGATAATTCTTGAATAGCTTTATCTACatgtagtaaaatttgcaaCTATAAGATCCttaaaaatcatactttatGATGTTTAAACTTGATGCCATATTATTCTTATGTCATACTTTATAATGTTTAAGTTGATAAGATGTtgcattttatacaataatactgaaaaataaaataagagaaaaaaatattagaaaaaggaaaaatttctgtatagttatctatatttctatatagcttttaatcaagtaacagaaaaaaaaaaaatattttctttttgtgctTTGTTTTGTTCTCTCAATCTGGccttttgatttttattgtaaacaagtttaaagatattttaaaaagaagtatcagtaactgtttgctttttaaaaatataaaactttaatgataaataatcaGTAGATGCAATAATAATCTGCAGTTGGAGAATGTTTCTGCTACCGAGtttagcactaattaataagcGTATTCGAAGCCAACCCTTCaaactaacaattaaaaattattttgaatatacgTGAAAATCTGGTGGTTAAAAAAGTTTCtagagggattttttttaactgcacctttcattaaaagtttacttttctgATACAAATTCTTTCTACTACCGTCattcataaataaacatttttaatgaatatctaGTTCtaactagtttatttattttggattaatgtaaaagaataaaacaagttttctaAAACAGTTCATGTGACTCATTTGAAATTTATCCTCCTTTAAAGAACGATCAAACAAGAACAGTCTTCGTTGTGggccaaagaaaaaaatctggataTTATTTGGAATAGCATGCCTGCCGAGAATATCTTTTAGAAAAGGCAAATgacaaacttaaaaaagtttaacttgCTCTACTTAAGCATAATAAAGGTGAATTTAAgctcaaaagaataatttaataaaatatactgtttttaatttcagaatttaaattactttgtttaaaacaaaaagtttttaccattttcagtttaatttatgaatggaGCACTGAAAAATCAACTCATAACAGTTAGAGatcaatttacaaaaattttttttcatggatgttacatttaaaaaaaatacccgGAATCAGTTAATACTctataatatcaatatttaactaaaaattgttttcgagTCCAATATTccaatcttaaataattttaaaacagggtTTCAATAATCAATGAAAGGAAAACAGTGAATATGCTTGTTAAGTTTGAACAGTTTTgcacataaataatttagtgGATGATCAAACAATTCTATACGATTACTGAATTGTTCATTGAAATCGATCATTTTGAATATCAGACGAATTAAATTACAAACCAAGATTTGTAACtatatttgctaaattaaaaaataaacttaaagccTCTACATTCATCACCAAAATATGATAATGTTAAATTGTCAACTTCTTTCATAAGTGACGGAATTGGGGCAGTTCAAACATTACATACGGGGattgaaaatagtgtttttctAACATGGGatgaaaattcagtttttcagAGTCTCTGTATTGATGTATGTACTTTtataatcaaacaatttttgaaagaaagaagaaaacgaTTGGGAAAAGTGACCGGTTGTTAAGTCGCCACTTTTTTTGTTGACTCGCCACGTGGCGCTTagttattttcagatttaaggAAAGGGATTTATGATTTGCTAATTTTTGCTGACAAAAGGAGAGAAGAAGTTCGAAATCGCCAGAAATGgctattttagaataataatatccGTGCTCACGTAATTTTCGAATGGCCCATTcccaaaaaattcaaaataaagaatcttGTGGGTAAAGAAATATACCTGAACCACGCATATAATCAGTGGACAATCCTTAAGTTGGAACTATCAATTAAAGTAAAGATGTTGGATCAAAAATCCAATTCTTCgaattgattgttttaaaaatctgcaTTTGTATTCACAGAAAATGGGATGTATGGATTTGCAGGAATTTGAATatgagaacaaaaaattaaaatctggaCAAATTAAGACATACGTTTTGATCAGGAATATCAGAACAATTGCAAATATggcaataaaataatagcaacatgaaaaagttcatatgaaatttaattaaaagaaatatctctGATTTGGAAAGTAatgttacataattttcaaaacttaacaacatttttatcgctgacaacataaaaaataaatacaaagtacTAAATGCATAGAggtaaatttaaatggaaactTACTGCAAGGcatcttctaaaatatttaaattaaaaaaaaacattaagattaaaacaaaCACATTAAAATCACTAAtcgtgatttattttattttattggtacACATATATGcgggcttgtgtgctcaattacaGAAGTATGGCTTATAAGCCTCTTAGGTAGAAAAATAGATACCACAATTTAGAGAAAATGGTtgtgggttcaaatcccgctcagggcatggatatTTCTGTGT
Above is a window of Parasteatoda tepidariorum isolate YZ-2023 chromosome 5, CAS_Ptep_4.0, whole genome shotgun sequence DNA encoding:
- the LOC107453155 gene encoding uncharacterized protein, with translation MPCNIFRSSPRSSFSTATYVSGMILVILGIGSITVSIDPRPFSRSSWTIFLVIGLFLIASGSLLLVLVSKIKAHIIDSPNRIAENDTINSAADLLDDNLYDEIDGASHVAYQNTVESLESVRAVSQCMMTRSESPRLFFKETFV